From a region of the Rhodococcus sp. 4CII genome:
- a CDS encoding SDR family NAD(P)-dependent oxidoreductase translates to MSQAHTFEGKVAIVTGAGSGLGRSHALALARLGATVILNDLGDRPEPTGDGTGARTAAETLSDEGYLAFVDEGDIANEAYARGLISRTVDRYGQVDVLINNAGIAGFGTAQDTTTHDLQKLLNIHLMGSFWTMNEALPHMRRRRYGRIVNTSSAAGVFGAAGAFPYVVAKAAIVGMTKGAAEDNMDVDIRVNALCPLAATPMSQTWMEANPTVDRALLRTESVSPLALYLSHHDCSITGLVLSGGMGKWTNYFTAEAAGVDSSENLDDVFMRLDRLLALEGFHVPRIHTIPDTDS, encoded by the coding sequence ATGTCCCAGGCCCACACATTCGAGGGGAAGGTCGCCATCGTGACCGGCGCCGGCAGCGGCCTGGGACGAAGTCATGCGCTTGCACTTGCGCGTCTCGGTGCGACTGTAATACTGAACGACCTCGGCGACCGGCCCGAACCGACAGGGGATGGGACAGGCGCTCGCACTGCGGCCGAGACCCTCAGCGACGAGGGCTATCTTGCCTTTGTTGACGAGGGAGACATCGCAAACGAGGCGTACGCGCGTGGTCTTATTTCGCGCACCGTCGATCGATATGGGCAAGTCGACGTGCTGATCAACAACGCAGGTATCGCGGGTTTTGGAACAGCTCAAGACACAACGACGCACGACCTGCAGAAACTTCTGAACATTCACCTCATGGGCAGTTTCTGGACCATGAACGAGGCCCTCCCCCACATGAGGCGACGTCGGTATGGACGAATCGTCAATACATCCTCGGCTGCCGGAGTCTTCGGCGCGGCTGGGGCCTTCCCGTACGTCGTTGCGAAGGCCGCGATAGTCGGTATGACGAAGGGGGCAGCTGAGGACAACATGGACGTGGACATTCGGGTCAACGCGCTCTGTCCGCTTGCCGCAACGCCGATGTCGCAGACGTGGATGGAGGCTAACCCGACGGTCGATCGTGCACTGCTGCGAACCGAATCAGTCTCACCGTTGGCGCTTTACCTTTCCCATCACGACTGCAGCATTACTGGTTTGGTGCTCAGCGGTGGCATGGGGAAGTGGACCAATTACTTCACGGCCGAAGCGGCAGGAGTCGACTCGAGCGAGAATCTCGACGACGTCTTCATGAGGTTGGACAGACTGCTCGCGCTGGAAGGATTTCATGTCCCTCGGATTCACACCATCCCGGACACCGACAGCTAG
- a CDS encoding IS701 family transposase, producing MVLDMVAAELEALHERISGRFTRSEPRSRVREYVAGLVAGLERKNGWTLAERAGEVSPDGMQRLLRRADWDVDGVRDDVRDYVVERLGDTDGVLVVDDTGFLKKGTRSAGVQRQYSGTAGRVENCQIGVFLAYSSAAGHALIDRELYLPESWTTDRDRCRAAGIGDEVEFATKPVLAQHMIERALDAKVPFSWLTADEAYGQVKYLRVWLEERDVSYVLATRRNDDVFTPDGRAGRADEMIAAVPPKQWRRISVGDGAHGPREYSWVRVPIRIAWAPGRGHWLLARRSLSDPTEIAYYICAGPRRSTLTELATVAGSRWRVEECFQQAKNEAGLDQYQVRTYRAWYAHITLSMLALAWLAGTKTQAIKGESGLKIRA from the coding sequence GTGGTCCTCGATATGGTTGCTGCCGAGTTGGAAGCGTTGCACGAGCGGATCTCCGGTCGGTTCACCCGGTCGGAGCCGCGGTCCCGGGTCCGTGAGTATGTGGCGGGTTTGGTTGCGGGTCTGGAACGCAAGAATGGGTGGACTCTCGCCGAGCGGGCCGGTGAGGTGAGCCCGGACGGGATGCAACGGTTGCTGCGGCGGGCGGACTGGGACGTCGACGGGGTCCGTGACGATGTGCGTGATTACGTGGTCGAACGCCTCGGCGATACGGACGGGGTGTTGGTCGTCGACGACACCGGATTCTTGAAGAAGGGCACCCGCTCGGCAGGGGTGCAGCGCCAGTACTCGGGCACCGCCGGTCGGGTGGAGAATTGTCAGATCGGAGTGTTCCTCGCCTACTCGAGTGCGGCCGGGCACGCACTCATCGATCGGGAGCTGTACCTGCCCGAATCGTGGACCACCGACCGGGACCGGTGCCGCGCCGCCGGCATCGGCGACGAGGTCGAGTTCGCGACCAAGCCGGTTCTGGCGCAGCACATGATCGAACGCGCCCTCGACGCGAAGGTGCCCTTCTCCTGGCTCACCGCGGACGAGGCCTACGGGCAGGTGAAGTACCTGCGCGTGTGGCTCGAAGAGCGCGATGTGTCGTACGTGCTGGCCACCCGCCGCAACGACGACGTCTTCACTCCCGACGGGCGCGCCGGCCGTGCCGACGAGATGATCGCCGCGGTCCCACCGAAGCAGTGGCGCCGGATCTCCGTCGGCGACGGCGCCCACGGGCCACGGGAGTATTCGTGGGTGCGGGTGCCGATCCGGATAGCGTGGGCTCCCGGGCGCGGGCACTGGCTCCTCGCCCGCCGATCCCTCTCCGATCCGACCGAGATCGCGTACTACATCTGCGCCGGACCCCGCCGGTCCACGCTCACCGAGCTCGCCACCGTCGCCGGATCGCGGTGGCGGGTCGAGGAATGCTTCCAGCAGGCCAAGAACGAGGCCGGCCTCGACCAGTATCAGGTACGCACCTACCGGGCCTGGTACGCGCACATCACCTTGTCGATGCTGGCCCTCGCCTGGCTCGCCGGGACGAAAACCCAAGCGATAAAGGGGGAATCGGGATTGAAGATCAGGGCATGA
- a CDS encoding helix-turn-helix domain-containing protein has protein sequence MPSQKKRPVTLSSADREFLERLTTTGVHPASMIRRARVLLALDTSIGVVDEKKVIAARLGVSGETVRLVAKRFAETGQDVEATIGRKQRDLPPVPSQITGEIEARLIALACTQPPEGHARWSLRLLEKHVALVDDIPDLDHSTIGRILKKRNFVLT, from the coding sequence ATGCCTTCGCAGAAGAAGCGTCCGGTGACGTTGAGCTCGGCTGATCGTGAGTTCTTGGAACGATTGACCACCACCGGGGTACATCCGGCCTCGATGATCCGACGGGCCCGGGTGTTGCTGGCGCTGGACACCTCGATCGGGGTGGTGGATGAGAAGAAGGTGATCGCAGCACGGTTGGGAGTCTCGGGTGAGACAGTGCGACTGGTCGCCAAGCGGTTCGCCGAAACCGGTCAGGACGTGGAAGCCACGATCGGACGCAAACAGCGTGACCTCCCACCGGTGCCGTCGCAGATCACCGGCGAGATCGAGGCCAGATTGATTGCGTTGGCGTGCACACAGCCCCCAGAAGGTCATGCCCGGTGGTCGCTGCGACTGCTGGAGAAGCACGTCGCCCTGGTCGACGACATCCCCGACCTGGACCACTCGACCATCGGCCGGATCTTAAAAAAACGAAACTTCGTCCTCACCTGA
- a CDS encoding transposase gives MEAFDDLDAVDALELLGKAPDPAAATRLTRGQITAALRKARRRDIETKTDRIQAALRGEHLGRAAVITTAYAATTRSAVAVLSTLNHEIKML, from the coding sequence TTGGAGGCATTCGACGACCTCGACGCCGTCGATGCCCTCGAGCTGCTCGGGAAGGCACCGGACCCGGCCGCGGCGACACGACTGACACGGGGACAGATCACGGCGGCGCTGCGAAAAGCCCGCCGCCGCGACATCGAGACCAAGACCGATCGGATCCAGGCAGCCCTGCGCGGCGAACACCTGGGCCGGGCGGCCGTGATCACCACCGCCTACGCGGCCACCACCCGCTCCGCCGTCGCCGTGTTGAGCACTCTCAATCACGAGATCAAGATGTTGTAA
- a CDS encoding transposase has product MGPLLGPRVFGEFGDDPERYATAKARKNYAANSPITRASGKKKVIAARFVHNDRLVDALNSQAFSALQASPGARAYYDKQRARGLDPGSALRQLANRLVGILHGCLKTHTCYDETTAWAHHVERAAA; this is encoded by the coding sequence ATGGGACCGCTGCTCGGCCCCCGGGTATTCGGTGAGTTCGGCGACGACCCGGAACGGTATGCCACCGCGAAGGCTCGCAAGAACTACGCCGCCAACAGTCCGATCACCCGCGCCTCCGGCAAAAAGAAGGTCATCGCGGCCCGGTTCGTCCACAACGATCGGCTCGTCGATGCGCTGAACTCGCAGGCGTTCTCGGCCCTGCAGGCGTCACCCGGTGCCCGCGCCTACTACGACAAACAACGCGCCCGCGGTCTCGACCCCGGTTCCGCCCTGCGGCAGCTCGCCAACCGGCTCGTCGGCATCCTCCACGGATGCCTCAAGACCCACACCTGCTACGACGAAACGACGGCCTGGGCACATCACGTCGAGAGGGCTGCCGCTTGA
- a CDS encoding putative quinol monooxygenase — MFHINSEVTIPEGKLEEFKDALRAQMAKMAEAETRTHSYVAYISSDGKRCQVDQYYEDEAAFIDHLKASAAGLRDALDGTKEDFRYWIYNDIESPEVKEIIPKIATLDLLVVGSASMGYKREASGGPVTWIGAR, encoded by the coding sequence ATGTTCCATATCAATTCCGAGGTCACCATCCCTGAGGGAAAACTCGAGGAATTCAAAGACGCCTTGCGCGCTCAGATGGCCAAAATGGCGGAAGCCGAGACTCGGACGCATTCTTACGTCGCGTACATCAGCAGCGACGGAAAGCGATGCCAAGTTGATCAGTACTACGAGGACGAAGCCGCATTCATCGACCACCTGAAGGCGTCAGCGGCAGGTCTGCGCGATGCTCTCGACGGCACCAAGGAAGATTTTCGTTACTGGATCTACAACGACATCGAGAGCCCTGAAGTGAAAGAGATCATCCCGAAGATTGCAACCCTCGATCTGCTCGTCGTCGGCTCAGCATCCATGGGGTACAAGCGAGAAGCCAGTGGAGGCCCCGTTACTTGGATCGGGGCCCGCTAA